AAAAAATGGTACTATTtcgaaaataataatgttattgaatatgatattttaaaaacatcatGGTTAAAAGAAGGAGATTTGTAGTTGAGAAATTAAAAGATGCCAAAGTAGTCGGTATAGTTGTAGCTACTTTAGGTATTAAAGATTATCTTAAAGTAATAACAATGATTAAGCATATcctaaaagaaaagaaaaaaaaattttatattttaagtgTTGGTAAAATAAATCCAACAAAGCTTGCTAATTTTCCTGAGGTATGTTAGATgttgttttttcaaatattagctaaattataagtattaacaataatatattGTACTTTTTGCAGATTGATGCTTTTGTTGTAATAACATGCcctgaaaatgaaatatttgattCAAGAGAATTCTTCAAACCAATTCTAATGCCTTATGAAGTAGAATTGGCATTTAATAGTTCAAGAGAGTGTTATACACAATATTGTATGGATTTTAGACAAATACTTCCTGGAGGAATTATTATATTGATTTTAAACCATCTACAGATTCAGACGTTTCCTTAATTACTGGGGAACTTAGGAACTTTGAAGAAAATGTTCCATGTACAGACAAAATGAGTGAATTAGTAGTTAATAATTCATCAGGTATTTAAATctaaaaaatatcaataagtgaaaattaaatatattttgtttaatattattcttttCATTTACATAGGTGTTGTTGCAATTGGAAAAGCAGGAGcagaatttttacaaaatagatCATGGAAAGGAGTTGAACAAAGATTAGGCAAAGATGCAGTGCATGCAGCAGAAATTGGGCGTTGTGGTTTACCAAATTGTTATGAAAATGAACCtgtttctattaaaaaaaataatgaataaacgtaataaatataataatttccaCAATGTAGTAACAGTGATTTTTTGTTTAAAGAAGCttgtttaaaacaattcttTAATCcttgtaaattttttttatatgatataattggaatatttttaatttattaatttctgtatATTGTATCATATCTTATTGTAatgtagaaaaattgaatattattaatttaactttTACAAATGGATTacctattttttattgaaacacaTGTCCAATGTGTGACGTAAGCATATAACGAGATATCTCGAAATAGTCCGAATCAGCTGTCATTGCAATGTTAAACATAACCAGAGGAATGTATATTTAAGTctcgaaaatattttaaatatgaatttttattcaattagtAATAAACTTCTATGTAATTGcaatttatattgtattttttatttttggtgTGTGGACCGTAGTATCATATGCGCAAGAAACTTCTAACCTTAAACATGAAGATGTCACATCGAACACTAAAAATACCGTATTAAAAGATTTCACGTTAAGAAACTTGAGTACCGATATACCAATAGAATTACATACATTAGAACATTCTGATAACAATAATTCGAAATTAAATGTCACTTCAAGTGTAGTAAATACATTTCAAAATGTATCTACAACTACAGTTCGACCAGATCGTGATATTAATAATCAAACAACAGAAAAAACTAATGCATTATTTACAAACATTATTAATGATAAAAATGGAAACAATATGTCAGATTTCACAATTCCATCACAAAGTTCAGACATTAGTAATACAACAAATACAAGTACAACAACAGTTGTACCAGCAGAACCAGTATTACCTGATAAAGGATCTGCAGAGGAAGAACATAATAGTTCTATGTCCATATTTTTTGTCCTCTGTGTTTTAGCTTTAGGCATTTTACTTATACATCTTATGTTAcaaacaaattttcaatatcttcCAGAATCGGTAGTAATTGTTTTTTTGGGCGGAGCTATTGGTATGATTATAAATCTTATGTCAAATCAAAATATAGCTAATTGGAGAAAAGAGGAAGCCTTTTCTCCAACAGCGTTTTTTCTTGTACTTCTTCCACCCATCATATTTGAATCAGGATATAATTTGCACAAAggaaatttctttcaaaatattgGTAGTATTTTAGTTTTTGCTATATTTGGTACAGCAATATCTGCGTTTGTCATTGGAGCTGGAATTTATTTATTGGGATTAGCTCAGGTAGCATATAAACTTAGTTTTGTTGAAAGTTTTGCATTTGGATCATTGATATCGGCAGTAGATCCTGTTGCTACTGTAGCTATATTTCATGCCTTAGAAGTAGATCCAGTATTAAACATGTTAGTTTTTGGTGAATCCATTTTAAATGATGCCATTTCTATTGTATTAACTACATCTGTATTGGAATCCAATAATGCAACAACTACTAGTGAAGCTATTATACTTGGCTTAAATAGATTTTGTCTCATGTTTTTTGCTTCTGCTGGTATCGGAGTTGTATTTGCTCTTATAAGTGCATTATTACTTAAACACGTGGATCTCAGAAAAAATCCTTCTCTTGAATTTGGACTTATGTTGGTATTTACTTATGCACCTTATGTTCTGGCAGAAGGCATACAATTATCtggtatgaatatgaatttttaaatatagtaaaataaataactAACTCAATactaaaatataacaaattgTTTCAGGTATTATGGCGATTTTATTTAATGGAATTGTAATGTCACATTATACACATTTTAATTTATCAACTGTTACTCAAATTACAATGCAACAAACTATGAGAACGCTAGCATTTATTGCTGAAACTTGTGTATTTGCATACTTAGGATTAGCtttgtttagtttcagacatagggtaaaataatataatataaaatatatattcaatttttgtaaCATATTTCATATTGACAATAGTTATTAATTATAGGTTGAACCAGCATTGATTATATGGTCTATAATTCTATGTTTAATTGGCAGAGCTACAAATATCTTTCCTTTAGCATTTCTTGTAAATCGTTTTCGGGAACATcaaattactagaaaaatgatgTTCATAATGTGGTTTAGTGGTCTACGTGGTGCTATTTCTTATGCTTTATCATTGCATTTGGATTTTAGTGATGAAACACGACATGTGATTATAACCACTACACTAATTATTGTACTATTTACAACATTAATATTTGGTGGTTCCACTATGCCGTTATTGAAATTCTTGAGGGcagaaaagaaacaaaaaagcaatagcagaaggaaaagaaaagataaagaagtTTCATTAAGTAAAACTAGAGAATGGGTatgttttatacatatacaaattttttataaaaagatatatgtattttatacatTATGTTTTTATTCTAGGGACAAACAATAGATTCAGAACATTTGTCAGAACTTACAGAAGAAGAGATTGAAGTATCTTTTCTTCAATCTCGTATTCGTGGTTTTGCAAGATGGGATCTAAAATTCTTTATTCCATTCTTCACAAGAAGGTTTACGCAACAAGAATTAAAGGATTGTAAATCTCAAATGACAGATTTAACAAATCAATGGTATCAAGCTATTCGAATTAGTCCAATAGAATCAGATGATGAAGTAACAACTGCATCAACAGcacaattaaatataaatttatcagTAGAAAGTCAGAATCAAATACATGGAAAGCAAAGCAAAAGACGTCCAAGTCACGGGTCTATATtaagtatataatttattttgtgTGATGTGCTAAATGTGCTGTCATTGCTCTGCTTATATTGTGAATgtgtataaatttatattgatAATAACGTCCATTATgatttaacaaaaatattttgtatgattATGAGAATAGTTTTAATTTTTCTctgtataatattttgtatgtatttttaaaattgaagattgtGATCcattttttctaatttataatgCAATGAAATGATATTCTCCATGACAATAAGGTATTGtttcaaatgaaaattataatattaatacaaaaattattatttattagctgCAGAGAATAGCTTATGATTGTTATATAGTTATAAACATTTAGTGGTGAAGATCATGTAGCATCTAAACATTTGCTTTGCTGTCAAAGCTTATTGTTGGTGAGGGGCTGTATTTGATACACATTAAGATTTTGaaacattaataaatttgcaatTGATTTACAGAGAGGACGAGGATTGGTCTGATCAATGATCAAGTAAATTTAGTACTAAGTAAATTATAAGTAAATTTATGAGTTATTTCACGAGTTAAGAATATTATTGTACCAAAAACATACTTTATATGCAATCATCATTTAATAGAGAATAACATTATTAATATTGGATTTGTATAGAAATGACGAGTTCTTAtactttattaataataatacaattgaTCACTTTTAGGATACTGTATATTATACTTTTAGAAAtctctatttaatattatatgtaataaataagaaaaagaatattatttaatttacgtTGATTTAATTAACTATGGTTAAACAATACGATGTAATGAAGAGGTAtgtgatattttgaaaaatatttaaatcacTGCACAAAGAAATTACGTACATTATAACGTGGTTATACTGCATATCGTACGAAATAAATACttatataaattatgaaattcatatggcactaaatatatatatatatacttattagaaagtaaaaacttaatttcgtaaaaatataGAATACTATGAGACGTATAGacctaaattatttaatatacaaaTAAGTTTAATGATTTAAATCtgtttaaatgattaatattttatgaattttataaaGAATTTCTTTCTCCACACACATATATATCATACATAAAATTCTATCATAATAaggtatttatacattttttttaaccgTCAAAATTTGCAATAATTTATGTTATTAATCTTATTTTCTTGCTATTAATTGTATTGTTTATAAATACCCTATTATGTTACTAAAGTACCGATGtataaaatgattatattttatacatatgaCGTGACCAcagtattgtattttaatttgtatgatataaaagatatattttcatctggatatatttttataataatactaaaaatattcctttcTTTCCGAAAAGTTGAAAGTCTTGGTACTTACAGTGTTATaccaaatttttcttttatttctcgTACAATAATAACAGTTAACAGAAAAAAAAGATATCTTATTTTGCATGTTTCTTTTATGTCATActaattataaattacgatgtgtgaatatttttctattgcaatgttttatttatttaataaatttgattattataatatagttaCATCGAATAGCAGCATGtaatttatggaaaaaatatattagaaaaaaatattttcaatagtaatttataattttaatagttaaaattttatataatatacaaagATACTGATAACACGAGTATAGATAATACGAATTATATAGTTTATATAATAAACCATTAATTCTGAGGAAGATGTTCTTTTATTATCTTCAAAGGCTACGTGGagttaaaagaaaaaatacagctaagtttattttaatgtgaatttatttttaatatcatataCCGATCTCGGGAGTGGGTACATGGGTCTGTTATTTTACTTTTCTGCGGCAGGGCACATAACGGAGGCAGCGTCTAAACATCAAATCCGTTTATTTGTTTGACTTGTTATCTCTACTTTATTAGGTCTACGTTTTTTTTTATGCCTCATCTGGTCGTACATCGATTGACTGGAGCACGAGGCATATTGGTTTTTAGAAACAATTTGCTGTAATTTTCTaatacctttttttttttataattgatcTCTCACGGTATTTCCTTTCGATCACGGAGATATAAAGTGCAGTGATATAGATGTAAACGTATATAGAAAAAAGTTGTTTTGATTTTGTGATACacttttctttcatattttcatatcaGTGCAAAAACATATCGAATATAGGAAATACCGTCATAAATGTTGCATGAAATTTAGATTCAATGTAAGACATTTTTAGTATGATTGAAATCCGTAAGATAAGCAAAACTTGTACCATTATTCTTTATAAGGGACACATTTTCTCCTTTTATATCATTTAGCTTTTTATACGTATATTTGTATTTGATATTACGACAATTTAAATTCTATTCACCCAACGTTAATACAAGGATAAGTATTATTATCCTCTTTATTGATAACGGAGTATTGTCTAAAGCATGGCAGAACACACTTGCCTCCCTTTTTGCTAATGCTCCAGTCAgtttaattatacatattttctGTTCAAATATTATTCTCGCATTGGATTATCACCCAATAAAATTCTAAAACGGATCTTCACATATCATGAACTTCTATATGCATTGTTATCGATAGTTATATCCTTATTAATGCTCAGTACAGTACATATGTGTGTATGTACAACATCGAGCAATCGACTAAGCATGCAGAGTTAAATAATCCTACAATGCTACGACCAGTATGCCTATATATCAATTCGTAAAACAATATCATACCCCGATTGTATCCATTTATTACAGAAAATGTTCCAAGGGATTATAATCTGACTAAGTGGTCATTATACGTCGTGCATAATCCATTGGAGTAAGTTCTCAAGCACTTCTCTAAACTTATCGAAGTTTTGTAATGCAGACACTTCGGTctaaaaatgtgtaaaatccCCAATTACatttcaatatttacaatatctcATAAATACGTGTTAGACACGCCACGATTTAcataatataacttcgtgttcatttgaaattcattttttttttttaattttttcttctttttttttttattttatcaaacgTCAGATTTCCACTCCTAATCGACGTCTGTCGATTCACGTTCGTCAACATTGTAATATTACAAAAAATCACATATCGTATTTTCCATTTACACACATTTCCTTGGTACTGATATTGTTCGTTCCTCTTCGGTGCGTTTTCGTATTCAATTTGTAAAATGCTATCTTTTTATGATCGAAGGATTTTATTCCAATGACAATCGATTGAAAAAATAAGCAACAGTGACGGTTCTTGAAGATCCAgtttagacgaattttaagaacgaAATGTCACTCCCTTTCAACCTTATTCATTCTATGTAATCAATGTACACAAATTTTAATCGCTCAATCGTGTTTCTACATAGGGTATAATTAAATTTACCAACTGGAACATAAATCTGTAAAATTCTTAAATTTGGGTCCCTGTATAAATAAAGCCTCTTTGGCTTTTAACTTCTTATTGATCTTACTCGTTCTATACTCGTAGAAATGGTTCTCCATCATTGGGgaagagataaaaaaaaaaagaaaaaaaaagaaaaaaaaagaaaaaaaaagaaaaaaaaaaaaaaaaagaaacaatgcGAAACGAGCTTTCAAGTTTTAATACATGGTGAATACATTGCTTGTTCAAACCTTAGAGGGAAACGAGGACTCTCGTACATCAAGCTATACACATTTTTACTGTTaatgtttgttaatttcatcCTAACTATCCTAGCGCCAAGCAGCGGATCACACCTACGTAAATTGTCATTCGAtttattctatgtatatatgtatatctatatatatttatatatatttcggtATGTATAATCGTAATGTGCGACTACGCGATGAAATCGCATGTCCTTGAAATCCGTTAAACCGTTACTAAAAAAACCAATCATTCCTTCGTTGTACAACATGATTGTTGTACAATTTTAAGTTCGTTTAAAGATGTTCTTCATTTGGTAACATACGTCGTATTATACATTGTTTCTCATCAAAGCGAAAATTATCGTTAAAAGCATACAAACACGGTAATCGGTCACCAGTCACCAGCGATAAGGACGGCCATGCGAAAATTCAAGATGTACCTTGAAGAAGACATTCTTCGACGCAATTCCTTGTGTCCTTGTGTTACTGCATTCTTTTCGGATTTCACTGGCCGCGTTTCATAAAATAATATCGATAACTTCGGTTGTGTACTGTACAAATTCAACACGATTGCCATCATCAGTCCCAAAATCATATTTACGGTGGGATCACATGATTATACAGGGAAAGTTCAGCAAGTACGATAATTTCAAATGAAGAGCTTGAATTCCATCAATCACAGTACAGGTAGAAGAGGCAATTTTGTtaagtatatgtatagaaataaaataaaataaaacattttattatcTACGTATCTCTCTTGTATATGGTAAAAATGAACATCAACAATTcgacatttttttgtttcatcATAGCaattatgaattttaatttgCATTAAATACCAAAATGCATTAGataatttaaaactattaaagtAGTTTCTTTTTTAAGATTTATCGATTTACGAACTCTTAACAAAAATAAACATAACTAAATTTAAATGACCTACTTTAAGTAACTTTTTTCCTCTTTTACCCAGAATAAATGTATTTTCCTCTAATGAAacacaattaataataaatgtccTTTTCATATGCATCTCCACCAGTTTCGTTCGAGATACTGTATAATTGATCATACTCTTTTTGACGAAATGATCTTAAATTGACAAACACAGCGAAACAGAACATTCATTTGGAAGCATAAACAGATTTCAACGATACAAATATTTGTGATGTTGAATATTCTGTGATCGTACTGTTTCGCTTTTTTCATTATAAAATAGAAGACAATTTATCGGCAGAGAGCTTAATAATCAGTCAATAGCTCGAAGTAAAGAAGGTCGCGCAGAACTTAACATCGTATTTCCTTTACCATGATTATTTTATGTTTACCGAAATGTCAGTCATGATATAGAAACTAGTCTTCCTTTTTCGTAATTGTACAATATGTATACGATATATGCTTCTCAGCAATATAAAGAAATGTGCAATAAATTAAAATGAACGAAAATATATACCACAATTGTTGAATGCCTCGGTCATTGTTCGAAATCCGACAGTGTATATGCCTTTGCAATAATTCGATTGCAAATGATATATTTCTTCGtaataataactttattattcgatataattaaaatttataattattatgacTTCACTGTATATTACTACAagttcgatattttttttttttttttttttttttttttgccagtttatttattgtagttggATAAAGTATGCACTGTCTTATTCCGAATCATGTTAATTATTTTACCAAGAATCTGGCGACCAACTCTTAATTATACtaacaatatatgtatttctGCATTCATTGAATTTGTACAAAGATTCAGTTCTTTAAACACACGTTCCGGCGTATGTGTTATGAGTATTTTTTATCGagacaataataataatgattattaTACTTTCCTGAACACTAATTAAGCACAAGGAGAGATCACAGAGAAAAAGCCTGCTATAAATAAATTTCGAATAATCAATTTAAtgcaaaagaaattttaatgaaaatttcagtATTCTTTATAGTATAACAATGGGCCTGCCCTTTCTTAAAGTACATTATGAGTAGGTCCCATGACTCTTGGGATATTTGATAAATTAAGTGACAAGTAGTATAAAG
The sequence above is drawn from the Lasioglossum baleicum unplaced genomic scaffold, iyLasBale1 scaffold1237, whole genome shotgun sequence genome and encodes:
- the LOC143220585 gene encoding LOW QUALITY PROTEIN: 2-(3-amino-3-carboxypropyl)histidine synthase subunit 2-like (The sequence of the model RefSeq protein was modified relative to this genomic sequence to represent the inferred CDS: inserted 2 bases in 2 codons), giving the protein MISQMTKQYIVNKMNDTRKDDFYEVEKCGKWINGHNLNKVCLQFPDNLLPDSVEIALRLESYVNRKVYILGDTSCGSCCVDEIAAQHINADSIIHFGHACLNPTMRLPVFHVLPKKEIDTEEAINKFKLHYVNQFERILFFYDVAYAHKIESIYKILNPIYKNLIFTSLNCISNVEFTDVKNNSSTIILGRCFKLDKECKIEDYVAFFLGDDGKTFTTLAMTIPAKKWYYFENNNVIEYDILKTSWXKRRRFVVEKLKDAKVVGIVVATLGIKDYLKVITMIKHILKEKKKKFYILSVGKINPTKLANFPEIDAFVVITCPENEIFDSREFFKPILMPYEVELAFNSSRECYTQYCMDFRQILPGGIXYIDFKPSTDSDVSLITGELRNFEENVPCTDKMSELVVNNSSGVVAIGKAGAEFLQNRSWKGVEQRLGKDAVHAAEIGRCGLPNCYENEPVSIKKNNE
- the LOC143220579 gene encoding LOW QUALITY PROTEIN: sodium/hydrogen exchanger 8-like (The sequence of the model RefSeq protein was modified relative to this genomic sequence to represent the inferred CDS: inserted 2 bases in 1 codon) translates to MNFYSISNKLLXVIAIYIVFFIFGVWTVVSYAQETSNLKHEDVTSNTKNTVLKDFTLRNLSTDIPIELHTLEHSDNNNSKLNVTSSVVNTFQNVSTTTVRPDRDINNQTTEKTNALFTNIINDKNGNNMSDFTIPSQSSDISNTTNTSTTTVVPAEPVLPDKGSAEEEHNSSMSIFFVLCVLALGILLIHLMLQTNFQYLPESVVIVFLGGAIGMIINLMSNQNIANWRKEEAFSPTAFFLVLLPPIIFESGYNLHKGNFFQNIGSILVFAIFGTAISAFVIGAGIYLLGLAQVAYKLSFVESFAFGSLISAVDPVATVAIFHALEVDPVLNMLVFGESILNDAISIVLTTSVLESNNATTTSEAIILGLNRFCLMFFASAGIGVVFALISALLLKHVDLRKNPSLEFGLMLVFTYAPYVLAEGIQLSGIMAILFNGIVMSHYTHFNLSTVTQITMQQTMRTLAFIAETCVFAYLGLALFSFRHRVEPALIIWSIILCLIGRATNIFPLAFLVNRFREHQITRKMMFIMWFSGLRGAISYALSLHLDFSDETRHVIITTTLIIVLFTTLIFGGSTMPLLKFLRAEKKQKSNSRRKRKDKEVSLSKTREWGQTIDSEHLSELTEEEIEVSFLQSRIRGFARWDLKFFIPFFTRRFTQQELKDCKSQMTDLTNQWYQAIRISPIESDDEVTTASTAQLNINLSVESQNQIHGKQSKRRPSHGEDEDWSDQ